Genomic window (Mesorhizobium sp. M4B.F.Ca.ET.058.02.1.1):
ATTCGCCGACCTGATGATCGCGCTGGCATAACGCAGAGGTGTGCCGATGCTCCGAGCGCTTCCTTTAGCCCAGCGCCTGCTCCAAATCCGCGATCAAATCATCCCCATCCTCGATGCCGGCCGAGAGCCTGACCAGCGAATCCGATATCCCGATCGCGCCGCGCTTCTCCGCCGGGATCGAGCCGTGCGTCATCAGCGCGGGATGCTCGATCAGGCTTTCGACGCCGCCGAGGCTTTCGGCCAGCGTGAACAGCTGCGTGCGCTCGAGGAAGCGTTTCGTGCCGGCAAGGTCGCGGTCGAGATCGACCGAGATCATGCCGCCGTAGGCGTGCATCTGGCGTTTGGCGATTTCGTGCTGCGGGTGGCTGGCGAGGCCGGGATAGATGACGCGGCGCACGTCGTTACGACTTTCCAGCCACTCGGCGATCTTCAGGCCGTTGGCGGAATGGCGCTCCATCCGCAGCGCCAGTGTCTTGATGCCACGCAGCGCCAGAAAGGAGTCGAACGGGCCGGAGATGGCGCCGATGGCGTTCTGCAGGAATTTCAGCCGGTCGGCCAAATCCTGGTTGTCGCCGACCACGGCGACGCCGCCGACCATGTCGGAATGGCCGTTGAGGTACTTCGTCGTCGAGTGGACGACGATGTCGATGCCGAGCTCGAGCGGGCGCTGGATGTAGGGGCTGCAAAAAGTGTTGTCGGCGACGGTGAGCAGGCCCTTGCGCTTTGCCAGCGCCGCCACCGCTTCGAGGTCGACGATGCGCAGCAGCGGGTTGGTCGGCGTCTCGACCCAGAGCAGTTTCGTCTCCGGGCGGATGGCGGCCTCGACGGCGGCAAGGTCGGTGAAGTCGGCGAAGCTGACCTGCAGCCCGGCCGAGCGCTTGCGCACCCGCTCCAGCAAGCGAAACGTGCCGCCATAGATGTCGTCGGTGGCGACGATATGGGCGCCGGCATCGAGCAGCTCCAGCACGGTCGAGATCGAGGCCAGGCCGGAGGCGAAGGCGAAGGCTTTGGTGCCGCTTTCGAGATCGGCCACGGCGCGCTCGAAGGCGAAACGGGTCGGGTTCTGGCTGCGGGCGTATTCAAACCCCTTGTGCACGCCGGGCGACTGCTGGCCGTAGGTGGAGGTGGCGTAGATCGGCACCATCACCGCGCCGGTCGTCGGGTCGTGACTCTGGCCGCCATGGATGGTGCGGGTCGAAAAGGCCAGGCGGTTCTTGCCCGGTGTTCCGTGTACGGTCATCTTGCGCGGCGCCTCAGATGGTTGATCAGGTCGATGCGGGTTATCAGGCCGATGAACTCCTCGCTGTCGAAGACGATGGCGACCTCGTTACGGTCGAAGACAGGCAGCAGCGCATCGAGCGTCTGATTGGCCTGCAGCGTGTGCAGATTGGAGGTCATGGCGGTGCGCACCGGACCGTTGAAGCGGTCCCAGCGACCGTCATAGGGGCCGTCGACCTTGGCCAGAATGTCGCCCTCGTCGACGATGCCGACCAGCTTGCCATTGTCGAGCACCGGCAGTTGCGAGACATCGGAGCGGCGCATGCGGCCATAGGCATTGAGCAGGCTTTCCTCGGGGCCGACCCAGACCGTGTCGCCGGTGCGGTGCGAACGCATGACGAGGTCACGCAAATCGCCATGCTGTTCCTGCTCGGCCAGGCCCTGCTCGGCCAGCCAGAAATCGTCGAAGACCTTCGACAGGTACTTGTTGCCGCTGTCGCAGACGAAGGTGACGACCCGCTTGGACACCGTCTGCTCGCGGCAATAGCGGAGCGCGGCCGACAACAGCGTGCCGGAAGAGGAGCCGGCCAAAATGCCTTCGCGGGAGAGAAGATCGCGCACCGCCAGCATGCTCTGCTTGTCGGGGATGGAATAGGCCTTCCTGACCAGCGACAGGTCGGCATTGGGCGGTACGAAATCCTCGCCGATGCCTTCGACGGTCCAGCTGCCGGCCTCTTCCATCTTGCCGGTCTTGATCAGCGGCGCCAGCACCGAGCCGACCGGGTCGGCCAGCACCATCTCGGTCTTCGGCGAATGTTTCGCGAAATAGCGGCCGAGCCCGGTCAGCGTGCCGCCGGAGCCGACGCCGACCACCGCCGCGTCGACATCGCCGTCGAGCTGGGCGAGGATTTCCGGGCCGGTGGTGGTCTCGTGCGCCAGCGGGTTGGCCGGATTGGCGAACTGGTTGGCATAGAAGGCGCCGGGCGTTTCGGCGGCGATCTTCTCGGCCATGTCCTGATAATATTCGGGATGACCCTTGCCGACATCGGAACGGGTCATGCGCACCTCGGCGCCGAGCGCGCGCAGATGCTGGATCTTCTCGCGCGACATCTTGTCGGGGACGACGAGGATTATGCGGTAGCCCTTGGGGATGCCGACCTGGGCAAGGCCAAGGCCGGTATTGCCGGCGGTCGCCTCGACTATTGCGCCGCCGGGCCTGAGCTTGCCCTGCCGCTCGGCGGCGGCGATCATCGACAGCGCGATGCGGTCCTTGATCGAGCCGCCGGGATTCTGGCTTTCGAGCTTGATGAACAGCCGGCACTTGCCGGTGTCGAACTTGGTCAGCTCGACGATGGGCGTCTGGCCGATCAGGTCGAGCACCGACGCATAGGGCGGACGCAGGCGGGAGAGGGTGCTCTCGG
Coding sequences:
- a CDS encoding cystathionine gamma-synthase, with protein sequence MTVHGTPGKNRLAFSTRTIHGGQSHDPTTGAVMVPIYATSTYGQQSPGVHKGFEYARSQNPTRFAFERAVADLESGTKAFAFASGLASISTVLELLDAGAHIVATDDIYGGTFRLLERVRKRSAGLQVSFADFTDLAAVEAAIRPETKLLWVETPTNPLLRIVDLEAVAALAKRKGLLTVADNTFCSPYIQRPLELGIDIVVHSTTKYLNGHSDMVGGVAVVGDNQDLADRLKFLQNAIGAISGPFDSFLALRGIKTLALRMERHSANGLKIAEWLESRNDVRRVIYPGLASHPQHEIAKRQMHAYGGMISVDLDRDLAGTKRFLERTQLFTLAESLGGVESLIEHPALMTHGSIPAEKRGAIGISDSLVRLSAGIEDGDDLIADLEQALG
- a CDS encoding pyridoxal-phosphate dependent enzyme; protein product: MSEHRKAAPASAPPESTLSRLRPPYASVLDLIGQTPIVELTKFDTGKCRLFIKLESQNPGGSIKDRIALSMIAAAERQGKLRPGGAIVEATAGNTGLGLAQVGIPKGYRIILVVPDKMSREKIQHLRALGAEVRMTRSDVGKGHPEYYQDMAEKIAAETPGAFYANQFANPANPLAHETTTGPEILAQLDGDVDAAVVGVGSGGTLTGLGRYFAKHSPKTEMVLADPVGSVLAPLIKTGKMEEAGSWTVEGIGEDFVPPNADLSLVRKAYSIPDKQSMLAVRDLLSREGILAGSSSGTLLSAALRYCREQTVSKRVVTFVCDSGNKYLSKVFDDFWLAEQGLAEQEQHGDLRDLVMRSHRTGDTVWVGPEESLLNAYGRMRRSDVSQLPVLDNGKLVGIVDEGDILAKVDGPYDGRWDRFNGPVRTAMTSNLHTLQANQTLDALLPVFDRNEVAIVFDSEEFIGLITRIDLINHLRRRAR